The segment TGAGCTTTATGATGGTGCTACTTTTTCCGATGGTACTACTACCTTCTTTGCTATTGACTCAATAAGGCCTCTTGTAAAACCTTGATTCTGATTCAACCTCAGAATCTTTTTTTTTACTTAATGGCGAAGATTAATCTAAACAAATAATATTAACATTTTAGTTTTTAGCATTGAGTTTAATTCTGTCAGTTCAAATTTAAAATCCTCTCTTTTCTCAGGACAACTACTTTTCATTATCTTGACGGTATTTATAATTCAAATCTTAGTTATCACTAAGGATTAATACTTTCTTTTATTATTCTACTTGTTTTATAGTTATCTAATTATAATTATTCTTAGTTATGTTGATTTGATCAAAAATACAACAAAAATAAGGCATTGGAGGCCGAACAATATAAAAAATATCTTGTGTGATTGGAACATACTTGCTGTGAAGAATTCGATGATCTCTTGAATTTTAAATCTGTTTTTAGCAAATACAAGCAACGTGGAGTTGCTATCTATTATTTTTTGAAGTTCTTTTAATCTATAAGTTCAAGACAATTTTAGCGGCAAAAAGGATATGAATTGATTAGTCGTGTAGTGGTTATTTCAGATATCTAGTATTAACTCTTCGCCCGATATGGTTTCGAATATACTACATAAACATAGATTTGATTAGCATTGTTTTTCATGAAGACAATTCTCTAGTTGGAATATGGCTATGTCCTTGATTACATACCAGATTAGATATCCGTCGTAATCATCAAACTCACTGTCAGCAAGTATAATCCTATTGTTTTCCGATGATACACATCTCTCAAACCTTCAACAATGGACACTCCTTTTTTAATGTTACGTTCCCCATCTCGAACTTTTGATAGGTAGCATCAACATATATTTATCAAATCCCATGTTCAATTTGTTTATCGGAAAATTCATAACTTTTTTGTCAAGTTCTTTGGCAATCATTGGGAGTCTTAGCCTTGAAATACTTTCTATGCACAATCCTTATGTGATCTTTTCAATCTTTTTCGTTGAAAAATATTGAATCTGGGATTAAACAATAACATTCTCAATTGCTTTTTATGTTCGAGAATAGTTCTCAAATAACTTAGTTTCGAATGCTATATTATATGGTTGTGTTTTTCTGAAGGTTAATACACCATGTTTTGTTGTAAAGGTTTTATCCAGATACCAATCCGCGATTTACTCGAGCGTCAGATCTTTCATGTTTTCCTGCACCTTATTGTTCAATACTTCGTTCAAGAACCAAGTGTGGGACTTATTATAATTTACAGCAATTTTGTGACTATCGACAGTTACTGTGGATTCATGAAGAAGAATGCTAAAAAAGTAAATGTATTCCAATTTTTATTGGATAAGTACCTTGATTTTGAGCTATGAATGTCAATTTCATGGTAAATTCAGTGAATTCATTAGGATTATCGAATAGGATTTCCTAACTAAAAAAAGAAACTCTCTTTAAAACGGGTTGAATCCTTTAAATTTCAGATCTTGTTGAAAATAGGGGTAAGCCTTTAAACCATAATTTTAATTTGAAGGTATGGGCGGTACTCTGAAACCGTTTTTAAGCATTTCTCTAATGTCTCTTCATTATTGTGATTATTGATAATTAGTATGCTGCTTTCAAATCGTATCATTTGACTTAAAGCTATGATCCTTTCAAATGTCCGTGTACATCAATCTCTCCGTGTACGATCCTTGTGGAAGAAATAGGTATATCATCATCGGCCATGACGTACTCGATCCTGACGATCTTTATTTCCGGCCTACCGTTGGCCTTTCGGAGCTCGTTGATCTTCAGGGCTACGGGATAGGTTTCGGGGGATACCACGATACATTCGTAGTCGCCTTCCAGGGTAGTGCCGTAGGGGTCGGTGAGCATCTGGATCTGATAGTGGGATTCGGGGACGTTGAGTTCCTTGAGGTAGTAAAGAAGGTTGGCTTTGCGGGTGGGGTAGTCGGGGATGTCGCGGTTCTTCTGGCCAGCCATTTCGTCGGATGTGAGGCCGATGTCCAGGATATCATCTCCGGCAGTCTCAAATGCTTTCTTTATCAGGTGCTTGTGTCCGTCGTGGAGGTACTCGAAGGTTCCTCCTACTGCTGTTCTTCCCATTATTTCCTGAAACGGGGTTTTGTATCATAAGTGTTTGTATTGGAGCGGTGGGTTTGTAGGGTTGCTTTGCGGATCATCAAATTGCAGGTCCGGGATTAAACAGGAAATGCATGCATTTAATACCGATGCAACCACCCCGCCGAAGGCGGCATGTCCTGTAAAAATGTTTGTCATTAGATTGTATGTTTTCAATTAAAGTCAACTTGCAGATTTGTCATCAAAAGGGACCTGTAGGTCTTTCTTATCATTTTTGATCCTGCCTTACTGCTAAGTAAGGTACTGGCCAGTAAGATAACCTGCAGTATGACATCTTCCGTTTTTCCGTTTGGGGTGAGTAGTGGGGTATGGCGAAGTTAATACTTTCACACCGCTTAGCTCATCCTTAAATACTCCGCGGAGATAAAGAAGAACGAACGTGCACGCTACGAAAAGAAAACTGTGCACCATAAGGAGCTATCAAAATGAGTGAAGTTTTATTGGAAGATCTTGATCATGTGGGGCCGGCGACGGCGCAGAAACTTAAGGACGCCGGGTTCAACACGGTCGAGGCCATTGCTGTGGCATCCCCTGCGGAGCTTGCCAACAGTGCGGAGATAGGTGAATCCACCGCCGCGAAGATCATCAATGCGGCCAGGCAGGCTGCTGACATCGGCGGTTTCGAGACCGGAGACACTGTGCTTGAGCGCAGGAAACTTGTGGGCAAGCTGACCACCGGCTGCGAGGAGTTCGACGAGATGATGGGCGGTGGTATTGAGAGCCAGTCCATCACAGAGATGTATGGTGAGTTCGGCTGTGGTAAGACACAGGTCGCCCATCAGCTGGCCGTGAACGTGCAATTGCCTCCGGAGCAGGGCGGGCTGGGCGGTTCTGTTGTTATCATCGATACCGAGAACACCTTCAGGCCTGAGAGGATCGAGCAGATGGTCAGGGGTCTTTCCGAGAAACATGGCATAGAGTACGATCCTGAGGAGTTCCTGAAGAACATCCACGTAGCACGTGCCTATAATTCCAATCACCAGATACTTCTTGTGGAATCTGCTTCTGAACTTGCCAACGAGCTCAAGGATTCCGAGATGCCTGTGAGGCTGCTGATCGTGGACTCTCTCACCGCTCACTTCAGGGCCGAGTACATCGGCAGGGGAACGCTTGCCGACAGGCAGCAGAAGCTCAACAAGCACCTTCATGACATCCAGCGCTTCGGTGACCTGTTTAACGCCTGTGTGATCGTTACCAACCAGGTTATGTCCAAGCCGGATGCCTTCTTCGGGGATCCCACCAAGCCCATCGGTGGGCACATCCTGGGACACACCGCCACCTTCAGGCTGTACATCAGGAAGTCCAAGGGCGACAAGAGGATAGTCAAGCTGGTGGACTCACCCAACCTCCCGGACGGCGAGGCTATCATGTCCATCACCACGGAAGGTCTCGGGGATGCATGAGCTGTACCGGGATCCGTTCCGAATATTGTTAAGGTAAACTTTAAGGTACCATCCGTCATATCTGACTGTATGGTCTTCAAAGCCCTTGTAGTTGATATTGACGGAACTATAACCAATCCTGACAGGTCACTGGACCTCCGGGTCGCGAAGAGATTCCGCGAACTCCGGGTTCCGGTGGTCCTTTCCACAGGAAACCCCCTCTGTTACGTTCACGCTGCTGCAAAGCTCATCGGGCTTGGCGGAATTGTGATCGCGGAGAACGGCGGGGTTATCTCGACCGGTTTTGACAAGCCTTCCATCATAGCTGATGGTATGGAAAAATGTGAGGAAGCGTACGAATTGTTATCTAACTATTTTGATCTTGAGAAACTGGATGCTGCATACCGCAAGACCGAGGTAGTGCTCCGCAGGGGCATGGATATCTCACAGCTCAGGGAGATCGTTGAGGACAATGGCATGGAAGTGGAGATCATTGACACCGGCTATGCTGTCCATATCAAGGATGGCAAGATCAACAAAGGTACAGGACTTCACACAGTGGCCGAACTAATGGGTATTGACACAAAAGATTTCCTGGCCATCGGTGATTCCTGCAATGATGCTGAGATGATGCGCGAGGCAGGCCTGGGTATAGCTGTGGGCAATGCAGATGATGACGCACGTAAGGCGGCATCCATGGTAACGAAAGCCTCATTCGGTGAGGGTATGCTGGAGGCCATCGAATATGCGTTTTCCAATGGCCTGCTTGAATAAATCTAAAAAATAATGGATCTTCAGTCACGATCGAATGGCAGGCCCTTTGCCATGGTCTTGTCCACTACGATGTAATCTTTGATCGCGCTTACTGACTCGAAAGGTACAATGATGTACTGGCCGTCCTTCTGGTATTTGGAAGTGTCAAGACCTATATCAGGCTTTACGATAAGGTCTTCCAGTTCTCCGGTCTTTCCATCCATTACGATGTTGTTCAATACGCCAAGTTCGGTTCCGTCAGTAGCCATTACCTGTTTGTTGGACAGGTTCTTTGCAAACACTTTTGCCATCTTTCGTCTCCCTCTAAGTAATTAACAGATTATTTACATGTATCCCATATAAGAACTTGTTTCTTGTTTATGGGTGCTGCCCTTAAGTTTTTCCTGCATCTTTCCATAGAATTCGGCCATATCCTCTGAGACAGTAGGTTTGACCTTACTCATTGCTGCAAGGAAATGGGTCTTTTTTACAGAATCCGTTTCGAAGTTCTCACGCAGTGCAAGCATCACAGCTTCCCTGCACACGGCTTCGATATCCGCGCCCACATAACCTTCGGTCATCGCTGCAAGTTCTGAAATGCTGACCTCCGGGTCCAGCGGGATATTGCGTGTGTGGATGTTGAATATGTTCTCTCTTCCTTCCATTGTGGAATTGCCCACAAGCACCAGTCTGTCGAACCTTCCTGAGCGCATAAGAGCTGGGTCGATCATGTCCGGCCTGTTGGTGGCTGCAATGACTACCACTTCTTTCAGGGCCTCCAGCCCGTCAAGTTCGGTCAGCAGCTGGTTGACCACCTGCTGGGACGCCCTGCCGGTCTCACTGTCAGCCATACGTGTGGTCGCAATGGAATCTATCTCATCGAAGAATATGATACATGGTGAGACCTGCCTTGCCTTCTTGAAGGTCTCACGGATCGCCTTTTCTGACTCTCCTACGAACTTGGAGAGCATCTGCGGTCCCTTTATGCTGATGAAGTTAGCATTGGATTCGTTGGCAACTGCCTGTGCCATCAGTGTCTTTCCGGTTCCCGGTGGCCCATAAAGGAGTATTCCTTTTGGTGCCTTGATGCCCATCTCCATGATCCTGTCCGGACGCTTGAGTGGCCATTCAACGGCTTCCACGATCTCCTGCTTTGCCTCATCAAGACCTCCCACATCGTCCCATTTGATGGATGGTACCTCTACAAGAACCTCTCTCATTGCGGATGGTTCTACTTCAGTGAGTGCATCCTCGAAATCCTCAGGGTTTACTACCAGTTTCTCCAGTACTTCTTCAGGGATCTCATCCTCGTCGAGGTTGATCTCCGGCAGTATTCTCCTTAATGAGCGCATGGATGCTTCCTGCACCAGTGCAAGAAGGTCCGCACCCACGAATCCCTGGGTGTGCTCTGCAAGGTACTCAAGGTCCACATCCTCTGCCATTGGCATTCCGCGGGTATGGATCTGCAGGATCTCCAGGCGGTCGTCGCTGTCAGGTACTCCGATCTCGATCTCTCTGTCGAACCTTCCGGGCCTGCGCAGTGCCGGATCGATGGAATCCACACGGTTGGTGGCACCGATGACCACGATCTGTCCTCTCTCCTCCATACCATCCATCAGTGTGAGCAGCTGGGCGACCACCCTGCGCTCCACTTCTCCGGTCACGTTCTCTCGCTTTGGTGCGATGGAGTCGATCTCATCTATGAATATAATGGAAGGTGCGTTTTCTGCAGCTTCCTCGAATATCTTCCTCAGGCGTTCCTCACTTTCACCATAGAACCTTCCCATGATCTCCGGTCCTGCTATGTAGAGGAAGTTTGCCCTGGATTCCCCAGCAACCGCCTTTGCGATCAGTGTCTTACCGGTTCCCGGCGGGCCGTACAGTATAACTCCCTTTGGGGGTTCGATATTAAGTCTCTGGAAGATCTCATGGTGCTTGAGAGGCAGCTCGATCATCTCGCGTACCCTCTGGATCTCGTCACCCAGTCCGCCGATGTCCTCATAGGCGATTCCGCGCGCAGCGTCCTCGTAGCCTTTTGCCGGTTTCTGGCGGAGTTCGATCTCCGTGCTTTCCGTAATGATAAGTATTCCCTCTTCAGGCGTAGCCTCGATGGCAACAAGAGGTATGGCCTGGTTGCCTGGTGTCGGCTGTGTCATAGAGCTTGTGATAGGAATGACATCTCCTTCAACAAAGGGGTGTTTCAGTATGTTGTGTTTGATGATCGCCTGGATGTTGGTCCCGAATTCCATTGTGATGCCCTCGGGAGGTGCAAGCACGACCTTCTCTGCAGGTGTGACCTCTACCCTTCTGATAGCGACCCTCTCTCCTATGCCAACGCCTGCGTTCTGTCGGGTGAAACCGTCTATTCGACCAATTCCCTGACCCCAGTCCTGTCGGTCTGCCCTCCAGACCTTTGCAGCTGTTGTTTTCTTTCCCTCGATCTCAACGATATCCCCTGGTGAAAGCTGCAAGCTGAGTAAAGTGCTCGGATCAAGCCTTATGATTCCACGTCCAAAATCGATTGGATGTGCTTTTTCTACTTTGATCTGTAGTTCTTCCATTGGTCTCATCCTTAATTGTTTTACTATTTTATTCGGTACAAGGCATAAATAATATATGGTTCCATGTCCTGTTTTTGCATCCCGGGTAACTCTACTTGTTCCAATTATATGAAAATAGAAGGGGCTTTGTTACTTATCCTCGAGGTCAGTTTCCGGTCATACGTTCAAAAATTCTTCCAGCCCCTGTTTAAGCTCTATCTTTGGTACAAAACCAATTTTTCTGGACTTTGAAATATCCGCAAGACTGTGCATGATATCCCCTGCAAGTGGTTCCCCGTGCTCCACGTTCAGGTCCTTGCCAAATAGTTCTATAATGATCTCTGCAAGCTCGTTGATGGTTGTGCTCCTGCCTGTCGCAGCATTGAACACCTCGCCTACAGCTTCTTTCTTTTTAATGACAAGTTCCACCATGTCAATGATATCATGTACAGAGATGAAATCTCTTGTCTGCTCCCCGTCTCCAAAGGCTATCGGGTTCTGGTCATTTCGTACCCTCTCCATGAACTTTGAGATAACTCCGGAATAGGGGTTTGAAGGGTCCTGTCTTGGACTGTATATATTGAAAGGCCTGATGCATGTGGTGGGTAATCCGTAAGCCTGGTTGTACATCAGGCAGTATTTCTCACCTGATAATTTGCTGGTCCCGTATGGCGAAAGCGGATCCTGCGGATGTTCCTCACTGATTGGCACTTCCACGGGGTTCCCATACACTGCAGCCGAGCTGAAATAGACGAATCTCTCAAGGTCTGCTTCCCTTGCTGCCTCCAGCAGGTTAAGCGTGCCGAACACATTGTTCTGTGCATCAAAAAGGGGTTCCTGCATGGACCTTGCAACGCTGATCTGGGCAGCGGTGTGTATAACAACATCTGCATTTTTCACAAGATCTGAAACATCATCCCGAATGTCGCCTTTTACAGCAGTTACGTCTTCAGGTACATTTTCCCTTGTGGTGGATAGTTATCCAAAATAACAACTTCTTTCTTTTCATGAAGTCGGTCAACAAGATAGCTGCCAACCTGACCCAAACCGCCGGTTATAAGGATCCTTTGCATATTTTCCATGACGTTTGCATAGTTTATACTTATTTTGGGGAAGTTCTTTTAGGAGAGGTGCATTGGGGTAAGGGTCAGCATGTATAAAATGCCTATTTACAATGTTGCCATATTTTGCCTGCCTTTAGTGTTGTCATCCGGGGTAAGGAATGTTTTAATTGATCGCTTACAACTATGTTACCCTTCTCCCTTATATTTAAAAATGGAGCGGGTAAGGACAGTCTAAAAGCATTCGTTAAGTTAATATATCATTGTTGAATAGTGAGGGCAACGTACGACCAATACTACTTATTGTTAGTATTGTCGTACGAGAAAAACGTTCTTTCATTCCGTCATTTCTATGAACGGACCAGGGGTCTCAACCGGCCCCTTTCATCCCCTCTTTCTGATTGTTCTTATTTCGGTTTAGTGTTACTTGTCGGGAAATAATTTAAAAAAAGTGAAAGGACCTTCAGATTTTCTCTGCCGGTGGTGCTGTATTGAGCTTTACGTATTTGACACCTTTCAGTGCCATGAGCCTTTCATCCATTTCCTTTACTTCCTCGCCTTCTCCATCGAATATCACTACTTCGAGGCAGTTGTCGTGGTCAAGGTGTATGTGGACGGATGACTTTATAAGGTCTGAATAATCGTGCTGTATATCTGCAATGGCGTTGGAAAGGCCTCTTTTTGTGTGGTCATAGATTATAGTGATGGTACCAACACGACGACCCCTTATATCGCTCATCCATTCGTACTGGTTTATGTAGTTCCTGATGGAATCCCTGATGCCTTCTGAACGGGAAGAGTATCCTCTGCGTTCGATTATTGAATCAAATTTAGTCAGGAGATTGTCCGGAAGGGACACACCTATTCTCATAAGTTCTTGTTCCATTTTTTTCACCTGGGGGTGCAATTGACATAAAAGGTAATAAATTTATGTATTGTTTTTGTTATTAAAGTTGCGTTTCTGTCATAAAAAGTACACATAGCACATGTATATATATTCAGGATTCCTATATGGTAGGTAAAATCCGGAGATGAGTTTAATGAAAACTGAAGAACTTTACTCAGGCAAGGCTAAGACCATATACAAGACCGACAATCCTGATGAGCTCATTGCAGAGTTCAGGGATAGTCTTACCGCTTTTGACGGTAAGAAGAAGAGTGAGGCCGAAAAGAAAGGTTACTACAATGCCCAGATCTCAAAGAAGATCTTCGAGATGCTTGAGGAAGAAGGCATCAAGACCCACTACCTGGGCATGGTATCCGACACAGACATGCTCGTGAAGAAAGTGGAGATAGTTCTCATTGAAGTAATTCCAAGGAACATCGCAGCAGGATCTATCACACGCAAGTATCCGATAGAAGAGGGTACTGTCTTCAAGGAACCGGTCCTTGTCTTCGATTACAAGAGCGATGAGTATGCCGATCCAATGATCAACGATGACATTGCAGTTGCAATGGGCATTGCTACTCGCGAGGAGATCGATTACATACGCAGTATGGCATTCAAGATCAATGAGATCCTCAAGAGCTACTTCGAGAGCAAGGGTTTCCTGCTTCCTGACTTCAAGCTGGAGTTCGGAAGGGCGGATGGTGAGATCTTACTTGCAGACGAGATCTCATGTGACACCTGCAGGTTCTGGGATGTCGAGACCGGAGAGTCCATGGACAAGGACATATTCAGGTTCGACAAGGGTGACCTCTCAAAGGCATATGAGGAGGTCGCACGCCGTCTCGTTCCTGAGATATTTTGAGGAGTAAATAGTGAAATATGATGTTATTGTGGTCGGAGCCGGCATTAGCGGGCTGCTGACCGCACTTACCTTATCCAAGCATGGCAAGAAGGTGCTGGTGCTTGAAAAGATGCATGATGTGGGGGGCAATTGCAACAGCTATTCCGTGGATGGCTATCAGGTGGACACCGGTCCCCACGCTATCACCCATCTTGCAGAAGGCCCTCTCAGGCGCCTGATGGATAACTATTTTGATTACCAGCCGGTCTTTGAGAACTACGGACACTATTATGTAAGGACCGAGGATCGTTTTCTGAAGGTGCCGTCCACAATCAAGGACTTTGTTACCTTTGATGTGTTCCCGAGACTTGACCGTCTTGCCATTACACAGTCCATCACAAAGGCTCTCACACTTTCCTCCTTTGGTGTTGACCTTTCAAAGCAATCAGTCTATGAATCCCTGCCTGCAAACCTGTCAAAGGAGACCTATGAGTTCGCAGATGCGATATCCTATTTCCTGTCAGGTCGCTCCATGCATGAGACCTCTACCCAGAGGGTGCTTGCAGGCAGCAGCTTTGTCAGGGACAGCGTAACCCAGGAGCAGTTCGAGGAGTTCATAAAAGAGGAGAAGGTGCCACGCCCTGAGTCAATTCTTCAGTCTGTACTGCCCTCGAACCTGCACACATCCCTTCACTCAAGGATCAATAACGTTTCCAGTCTTGGAAGGCTTGCCACCAATAAGGTGCACATCTCTCAGGGCTATCCTCGTAAGGGTTTAAAATCATTGCTCAATGCTCTCCTTTATTCTCTTCCTTCATCCGTGGAGATTAAGACCGGATGCAAGGTTGAGCGCATACTCACAAAGGACGGTAAAGCATGCGGTGTAGAAGCGGATGACCTCTATAAGTGTGATCTTGTGGTTTACACCGGTTTTGCATCATCTCTTGGGCAGCTTGTGGATGACCTTCCAACATCATACGGGGAAATTCTGGATGGTATCGTTCACAGCAAAAGCCTAACTGTCTGGCTGGGTCTTGACAGAATTATGGATGAGTTCAACTACATGGGCTCTGAGATCTGGTTCAAGGATACGCCTTACTGGGCCATGCCTATCAGCAACTATGATGCATCGCTTGCTCCCAAGGACAAGCAGCTTGTTGGGTTTGCTTTCTTCCTTGATGAGAACGAGGATGAGGGGAAAGGAATAAAGAATGCTTATGAGACCATCTATAGCGCCATTCCTTCCATACAGGACCATGTGGAAATGAACCATGATCAGATACTTGTGCCCGAGAAGGCGGCTGTGACTCTTGATGGTAAATTTGCAGATATCCGTTCCCCGGTTAAGAACCTGTACATTGCAGGAACGGATACAGATAAGCGTAGCATGGGTGTGACCCGGGCTGCTTACTCTGTAATTGAATTGTTAAAAGTGTTGAACGAGGACGATAATCTGCACTGATTACCGTCTGATGATCATTGTCCTGAGCCTGTCTGCAGCATGCTCTGTTTTGTCTGCAATATCCGCAATGGTACGCACAAGTTCTATAAGATGTAGTACTCCTACAGCACCAATCTCTTTTTCATTCGCATAGATCTCTTTTAACAGATCTTTCTCAATGAGGTCAACTCTGTGTTCCATCTCTTCAATGGTTGGTACAAGTACCAGGGATTCGTCAATCTCGCGTTTGCTGAAGGAGGTCTCAAGGATCTCACTCAATGAATCGACTAGTTCCTCATATTTTTGCACGGTCTCAAGCGTCAGGGCTGATAGCTCACAGAGCTTTACTCTGATTGGCTCCGGCATATCGCAGGGTCTCAAAGTAAGCATGAATGCAGCTTCCTGTGCAACATCTGCAATGGAGTCCTGTGGCTTGAGGAAATTGAGCAGGTCCTCTGCTTTCACAGGCAGCATGATTGAGGAAGAAAGCTGTGTCCGGATGGTCTGCTTTATGATATCTGCTTCGTGTTCGATGTTGTCGATCTGAAGGCTCAGCTCATCAATAAGTGGTTGATTTGTACAGTATGCATTGACAGCCTGGTCCAGTATCTTTACGGTTTCCACTCCCTTGGATGCGTGCAGGTAAAGTGGCTTGAACGGTGATCTTGCGAACACGTCAAGTACAGAACGTATGTATTCCATTTTCTTCATAATCCAACCCCCAGTAATGCCACGAAGACAAGTGCCGATGTAAGTGCTGCAACAGGCACTGTGATTACCCATGACATAACTATTTTTCCTATAACACTAAGGTCAACAGCAGCAAGACCGCCTGCGAGTCCAACACCGATCACAGAGCCCACAAGGGTGTGAGTGGTGGAGATCGGCAGGGAACTGTAACTGTGAAAAACTACAACGGCTGCCGTTGCAAATTCAGCTGAAAATCCTCTTGTAGGTGTAAGTTCGGTAATCTTTGTACCGATAGTCTCAATCACACGGTATCCCCAGGTTCCAAGTCCGATGACCATTCCTATACCACCGACAACAAGTACCCACAAAGGTACTACTGCTTCTGCAAGGTTAAGTGCATTAAGACCTGCGTAGAGTGGTCCGACAGCATTTGCAACATCGTTGGATCCGTGTGCGAATGCAATGAAACAGGCAGTTCCGACCTGCAGGTACACGAATTTTTTCTCAATGTGATACGGATTATCCACTTTTTGCAATATCGTTACCCGGATAATCGAGAATATAAGATATGCAAGTACGGCTCCCAGTACAGGGGAGACCAGCCAGCTGCCAACGATCTTTCCCAGCACAGCCCAGTTGATGTCTGAGAGTAAAATAATGTTCTGGTATGCGGCAACAATTCCAAAACCAAGGACTGATCCTACAATTGAATGTGTTGTGGATACAGGCAGGTTGTAGAATGTGGCAAATGTGATCCAGAATCCGGCTGCAAGGATAGCTGCAAGCATTCCGATGGCCACAAGGTTTGGATCGATAGCTTTTATGGTGTCAATAGGTACAATTCCTTTTGCAATTGTGGAAGTTACCCTTTTTCCAAAGAAAACAGCTCCGATGAACTCGAAGACACCTGCTACGATAATTACTTGCTTGAGTGAGAGCGCTCCGCTGCCCACCGATGTTCCCATAGCATTTGCAAGGTCATTGGCACCGATGTTCCATGCCATGTAAAGGCCGGCAAGTACCAATAATATAACAATTGGATTGAATAGTTCTATCATATTCCTCTTCCTGATGTTAACTCTTCACGCCGTTAAGGTTCCATCTTTGATAAATGTATCACTAATCATTTTTTCATGCAATATTCCCGATATCTTCCCTTGCCTTCTGTGCTTCTTCATTATCTGGCTCAAGTTCAAGAAGCAGGTCGTATGTTGCCAGTGCATCTGTGATGTTGTCTTCCTGTACACAGAGTTCAGCAGTATTT is part of the Methanococcoides methylutens MM1 genome and harbors:
- a CDS encoding phosphopantetheine adenylyltransferase, with the translated sequence MGRTAVGGTFEYLHDGHKHLIKKAFETAGDDILDIGLTSDEMAGQKNRDIPDYPTRKANLLYYLKELNVPESHYQIQMLTDPYGTTLEGDYECIVVSPETYPVALKINELRKANGRPEIKIVRIEYVMADDDIPISSTRIVHGEIDVHGHLKGS
- the radA gene encoding DNA repair and recombination protein RadA, yielding MSEVLLEDLDHVGPATAQKLKDAGFNTVEAIAVASPAELANSAEIGESTAAKIINAARQAADIGGFETGDTVLERRKLVGKLTTGCEEFDEMMGGGIESQSITEMYGEFGCGKTQVAHQLAVNVQLPPEQGGLGGSVVIIDTENTFRPERIEQMVRGLSEKHGIEYDPEEFLKNIHVARAYNSNHQILLVESASELANELKDSEMPVRLLIVDSLTAHFRAEYIGRGTLADRQQKLNKHLHDIQRFGDLFNACVIVTNQVMSKPDAFFGDPTKPIGGHILGHTATFRLYIRKSKGDKRIVKLVDSPNLPDGEAIMSITTEGLGDA
- a CDS encoding phosphoglycolate phosphatase encodes the protein MVFKALVVDIDGTITNPDRSLDLRVAKRFRELRVPVVLSTGNPLCYVHAAAKLIGLGGIVIAENGGVISTGFDKPSIIADGMEKCEEAYELLSNYFDLEKLDAAYRKTEVVLRRGMDISQLREIVEDNGMEVEIIDTGYAVHIKDGKINKGTGLHTVAELMGIDTKDFLAIGDSCNDAEMMREAGLGIAVGNADDDARKAASMVTKASFGEGMLEAIEYAFSNGLLE
- a CDS encoding PRC-barrel domain-containing protein; the protein is MAKVFAKNLSNKQVMATDGTELGVLNNIVMDGKTGELEDLIVKPDIGLDTSKYQKDGQYIIVPFESVSAIKDYIVVDKTMAKGLPFDRD
- a CDS encoding CDC48 family AAA ATPase, which encodes MEELQIKVEKAHPIDFGRGIIRLDPSTLLSLQLSPGDIVEIEGKKTTAAKVWRADRQDWGQGIGRIDGFTRQNAGVGIGERVAIRRVEVTPAEKVVLAPPEGITMEFGTNIQAIIKHNILKHPFVEGDVIPITSSMTQPTPGNQAIPLVAIEATPEEGILIITESTEIELRQKPAKGYEDAARGIAYEDIGGLGDEIQRVREMIELPLKHHEIFQRLNIEPPKGVILYGPPGTGKTLIAKAVAGESRANFLYIAGPEIMGRFYGESEERLRKIFEEAAENAPSIIFIDEIDSIAPKRENVTGEVERRVVAQLLTLMDGMEERGQIVVIGATNRVDSIDPALRRPGRFDREIEIGVPDSDDRLEILQIHTRGMPMAEDVDLEYLAEHTQGFVGADLLALVQEASMRSLRRILPEINLDEDEIPEEVLEKLVVNPEDFEDALTEVEPSAMREVLVEVPSIKWDDVGGLDEAKQEIVEAVEWPLKRPDRIMEMGIKAPKGILLYGPPGTGKTLMAQAVANESNANFISIKGPQMLSKFVGESEKAIRETFKKARQVSPCIIFFDEIDSIATTRMADSETGRASQQVVNQLLTELDGLEALKEVVVIAATNRPDMIDPALMRSGRFDRLVLVGNSTMEGRENIFNIHTRNIPLDPEVSISELAAMTEGYVGADIEAVCREAVMLALRENFETDSVKKTHFLAAMSKVKPTVSEDMAEFYGKMQEKLKGSTHKQETSSYMGYM
- a CDS encoding GDP-mannose 4,6-dehydratase: MRDDVSDLVKNADVVIHTAAQISVARSMQEPLFDAQNNVFGTLNLLEAAREADLERFVYFSSAAVYGNPVEVPISEEHPQDPLSPYGTSKLSGEKYCLMYNQAYGLPTTCIRPFNIYSPRQDPSNPYSGVISKFMERVRNDQNPIAFGDGEQTRDFISVHDIIDMVELVIKKKEAVGEVFNAATGRSTTINELAEIIIELFGKDLNVEHGEPLAGDIMHSLADISKSRKIGFVPKIELKQGLEEFLNV
- a CDS encoding NAD-dependent epimerase/dehydratase family protein, translated to MENMQRILITGGLGQVGSYLVDRLHEKKEVVILDNYPPQGKMYLKT
- the nikR gene encoding nickel-responsive transcriptional regulator NikR: MEQELMRIGVSLPDNLLTKFDSIIERRGYSSRSEGIRDSIRNYINQYEWMSDIRGRRVGTITIIYDHTKRGLSNAIADIQHDYSDLIKSSVHIHLDHDNCLEVVIFDGEGEEVKEMDERLMALKGVKYVKLNTAPPAEKI
- the purC gene encoding phosphoribosylaminoimidazolesuccinocarboxamide synthase; this encodes MKTEELYSGKAKTIYKTDNPDELIAEFRDSLTAFDGKKKSEAEKKGYYNAQISKKIFEMLEEEGIKTHYLGMVSDTDMLVKKVEIVLIEVIPRNIAAGSITRKYPIEEGTVFKEPVLVFDYKSDEYADPMINDDIAVAMGIATREEIDYIRSMAFKINEILKSYFESKGFLLPDFKLEFGRADGEILLADEISCDTCRFWDVETGESMDKDIFRFDKGDLSKAYEEVARRLVPEIF